A DNA window from Polyangiaceae bacterium contains the following coding sequences:
- a CDS encoding cbb3-type cytochrome c oxidase N-terminal domain-containing protein, with protein MAESEAKADAKEAPVDKDMLMGDHEYDGIQEYDNPLPMWWTLIFWGSMIFAVGYYGYYHFAGGKGVIATYDEEVAEAAKNAPAGAAMDEAALAALVADANATAEGKTVFASRCVACHGPEGGGLVGPNLTDHHWIHGEGKMTDIYKTVSEGVAAKGMPAWAKQLSQKELQNVTAYVGTLRGKMAAGKPPEGTEYKPK; from the coding sequence ATGGCTGAATCCGAAGCGAAAGCAGACGCCAAAGAGGCTCCCGTCGACAAAGACATGCTCATGGGCGACCACGAGTACGACGGGATTCAGGAGTACGACAATCCGCTGCCCATGTGGTGGACGTTGATTTTCTGGGGCAGCATGATCTTCGCGGTGGGCTACTACGGCTACTATCACTTTGCAGGGGGCAAAGGCGTGATTGCCACCTACGACGAAGAAGTCGCGGAAGCCGCGAAGAACGCACCTGCCGGCGCAGCCATGGACGAGGCTGCCTTGGCTGCGCTGGTCGCGGACGCGAACGCCACCGCCGAGGGCAAGACCGTGTTCGCCTCGCGCTGCGTGGCTTGTCACGGCCCCGAAGGCGGCGGCTTGGTTGGCCCCAATCTCACCGACCATCACTGGATTCACGGTGAGGGCAAGATGACGGACATTTACAAGACCGTCAGCGAGGGTGTTGCCGCCAAGGGCATGCCGGCCTGGGCCAAGCAGCTGTCCCAGAAAGAGCTGCAGAACGTAACGGCGTACGTTGGGACGTTGCGCGGCAAGATGGCAGCTGGCAAGCCTCCCGAGGGGACCGAATACAAGCCCAAGTGA
- the ccoG gene encoding cytochrome c oxidase accessory protein CcoG — translation MSGPLPAQERVLPTLNADGSRRRVRPKLYKGKYYRARLITAWGLIALFVALPFIYINGKPAILLDVAARRFSLFGRTFLATDGILLMLLMITIFLSVIWLTALVGRAWCGWGCPQTVYMEFVFRPIERLFEGDRAAQMRLDKRGGLSLRRLLKYPVFLVLSVFVANVFLAYFVGVERLWLWVRQSPYEHPVGFLVMGVTAALVMFDFAYFREQMCTVICPYARIQSVLLDDRSLIVGYDARRGEPRVKGKPKEGMGDCIDCNACVVTCPTGIDIREGLQLECITCTQCVDACDSIMDKIGKPRGLVRYSSQTSLETGKKTRIARVRVVIYPVLIFVFASALVFFLMRGGSADVTVLRGIGAPYVLQADSVRNQLRIKVENRTSDDHKYKVELLDAADAQLIAPENPLPVRAGRHETTSIFVVVPKATFSAGKRTLKLRISDDADFSTERTYQLLGP, via the coding sequence ATGTCTGGCCCGCTACCCGCACAAGAACGAGTCCTCCCCACTCTGAATGCCGACGGGTCGCGACGCCGGGTTCGCCCCAAGCTCTACAAGGGCAAGTACTACCGGGCCCGCTTGATCACGGCGTGGGGGCTGATCGCTCTCTTCGTCGCGCTGCCGTTCATCTACATCAATGGCAAGCCGGCGATCTTGCTCGACGTCGCGGCAAGGCGGTTCTCGCTCTTCGGGCGCACGTTCCTAGCCACGGACGGCATCCTCTTGATGCTGTTGATGATCACGATCTTCCTGAGCGTGATCTGGCTGACGGCTCTGGTGGGCCGGGCGTGGTGCGGCTGGGGCTGCCCCCAGACCGTGTACATGGAGTTCGTCTTCCGCCCGATCGAGCGCTTGTTCGAGGGCGACCGGGCCGCCCAAATGCGCCTCGACAAGCGGGGCGGCCTCTCGCTGCGGCGCTTGCTCAAGTACCCGGTCTTTCTGGTGCTCTCGGTATTCGTCGCAAACGTCTTTCTCGCCTACTTCGTGGGGGTGGAGCGACTGTGGCTCTGGGTACGCCAGTCGCCCTACGAGCACCCGGTCGGGTTCTTGGTGATGGGGGTGACCGCGGCTCTGGTGATGTTCGACTTCGCCTACTTCCGCGAGCAGATGTGCACCGTGATCTGCCCCTACGCGCGCATTCAATCCGTGCTGCTCGATGATCGCTCCCTGATCGTCGGCTACGACGCCAGGCGGGGCGAGCCTCGCGTCAAGGGCAAGCCCAAAGAAGGCATGGGGGACTGCATCGACTGCAATGCATGCGTCGTGACCTGCCCGACCGGCATCGACATCCGCGAGGGGTTGCAGCTGGAGTGCATCACCTGCACGCAGTGCGTGGATGCCTGCGACTCGATCATGGACAAGATCGGGAAGCCCCGCGGGCTGGTGCGCTACAGCTCACAGACTTCGTTGGAGACCGGGAAAAAGACTCGAATCGCGCGGGTACGCGTCGTGATTTATCCGGTCCTGATCTTCGTGTTCGCCAGTGCCCTCGTCTTCTTCCTGATGCGGGGCGGCAGCGCGGACGTGACCGTGCTCCGCGGCATCGGTGCGCCTTACGTGCTACAGGCCGACAGCGTGCGAAATCAGCTCCGCATCAAGGTCGAGAATCGGACCTCCGACGACCACAAATACAAGGTGGAGCTGCTGGACGCTGCCGACGCTCAGCTGATCGCACCCGAGAACCCCTTGCCCGTGCGCGCCGGGCGCCACGAAACGACCAGCATCTTCGTGGTAGTACCGAAGGCGACCTTCAGCGCCGGCAAGCGAACCCTCAAGCTGCGCATTTCCGACGACGCCGACTTCTCGACGGAGCGTACCTATCAGCTCCTCGGGCCCTGA
- the ccoN gene encoding cytochrome-c oxidase, cbb3-type subunit I: protein MTATIEKFRYDDAIVRKFAFATIVWAFVGTLAGLWVALLMVMPSLSFDLPFLTFGRLRPLHTNAAIFAFAGNAVFAAVYYSSQRLLKARMFSDKLSAAHFWGWQGIIVAAAVTLPLGFTQGKEYAELEWPIDIAIAVVWVIFAINFFGTIAKRRERHLYVAIWFYIATIIAVAILHIFNSLSIPAGPLKSYSIYAGVQDAFMQWWYGHNAVAFFLTTPFLGLMYYFLPKAANRPVFSYRLSILHFWSLVFLYIWAGPHHLHYTALPEWASTLGMVFSVMLWMPSWGGMINGLLTLRGAWNKVARDPVLKFFVVGVTFYGMSTFEGPMLSIKSVNALSHYTDWTIAHVHSGALGWNGFMSFGLLYWLAPKIFQTKLWSRKLAELHFWIGTLGILFYIVAIYAAGVTQGLMWRAFDETGRLAYPDFVETVLRIVPMYWVRVLGGTLFVTGVTLCLINMIMTWKTRPQTYEDPEHEAPALTKDEPKEENKSKGFMDLGWHRVWERRPVTFTIGVVVAVAAASLFEIIPTFLIRSNVPTIASVKPYTPLELAGRDIYVSEGCYNCHSQMVRPIRAETERYGEYSKPGEFVYDHPFQWGSRRIGPDLHRVGGKYPHLWHVRHMQEPSSTTQGSLMPRYPWMLTAPLDFSVIQSHVDAQAMIGVPYPDAVQGKAEGMAREQAKEIADAIVTQGGPAGLEDKKIVALIAYLQRLGTDIKAGATASAGGGSDTVASTKAGAP from the coding sequence GTGACTGCGACCATCGAGAAGTTCCGTTACGACGACGCCATCGTCCGCAAGTTCGCCTTTGCAACCATCGTCTGGGCCTTCGTGGGCACCCTGGCGGGATTGTGGGTGGCCTTGCTGATGGTGATGCCGTCACTGTCTTTCGACCTGCCGTTTCTGACCTTCGGGCGATTGCGGCCGCTGCATACCAACGCTGCCATCTTCGCGTTCGCCGGCAACGCGGTGTTCGCGGCGGTGTACTACTCCAGCCAACGCCTGCTGAAGGCGCGAATGTTCAGCGACAAGCTGAGCGCGGCCCACTTCTGGGGTTGGCAAGGCATCATCGTCGCAGCGGCTGTGACGCTGCCTCTGGGCTTCACCCAAGGCAAAGAGTACGCCGAACTCGAATGGCCGATCGACATCGCCATCGCGGTGGTGTGGGTCATCTTCGCGATCAACTTCTTCGGGACGATCGCCAAGCGGCGCGAACGGCATTTGTACGTCGCCATCTGGTTCTACATAGCGACGATCATTGCGGTCGCCATCCTGCACATCTTCAACAGCTTGTCGATCCCGGCAGGTCCGCTGAAGAGCTACTCGATCTACGCTGGCGTCCAAGATGCGTTCATGCAGTGGTGGTACGGCCACAACGCCGTCGCCTTCTTCCTGACGACGCCCTTCCTCGGCCTGATGTACTACTTCCTGCCGAAGGCCGCGAACCGACCTGTGTTCTCCTACAGGCTGAGCATCTTGCACTTCTGGTCCTTGGTCTTCCTCTACATCTGGGCCGGACCGCACCATCTCCACTACACGGCTTTGCCCGAGTGGGCGTCCACCCTCGGTATGGTCTTCTCCGTCATGCTGTGGATGCCCTCCTGGGGCGGCATGATCAACGGCCTGCTGACCCTGCGTGGCGCCTGGAACAAGGTCGCGCGGGACCCGGTCCTGAAGTTCTTCGTCGTGGGCGTGACTTTCTACGGCATGAGCACCTTCGAGGGACCGATGCTCAGCATCAAGAGCGTCAACGCTCTCTCCCACTACACCGATTGGACCATCGCCCACGTGCACAGCGGGGCCTTGGGCTGGAACGGCTTCATGTCCTTCGGCTTGCTCTACTGGCTGGCGCCGAAGATCTTCCAGACCAAGCTCTGGTCCCGCAAGTTGGCCGAGCTGCACTTCTGGATCGGCACCCTCGGCATCCTCTTCTACATCGTCGCCATCTACGCCGCGGGCGTCACCCAGGGCTTGATGTGGCGCGCCTTCGACGAGACGGGTCGCCTGGCCTACCCCGACTTCGTCGAGACGGTGCTGCGCATCGTCCCGATGTACTGGGTTCGCGTCTTGGGCGGCACACTGTTCGTCACTGGCGTCACGCTCTGCCTGATCAACATGATCATGACCTGGAAGACCCGGCCGCAGACCTATGAAGATCCCGAGCACGAGGCGCCCGCCCTGACCAAGGACGAGCCCAAGGAGGAGAACAAGAGCAAGGGCTTCATGGATCTCGGCTGGCACCGCGTTTGGGAGCGTCGTCCCGTCACCTTCACCATCGGTGTCGTGGTTGCCGTGGCCGCCGCCTCTCTGTTCGAGATCATCCCGACCTTCTTGATTCGCTCCAACGTTCCGACCATCGCCAGCGTCAAGCCCTACACACCGCTCGAGCTAGCGGGTCGCGACATCTACGTGTCCGAGGGTTGCTACAACTGCCACTCTCAGATGGTGCGCCCCATCCGCGCGGAGACCGAGCGCTACGGCGAGTACAGCAAGCCGGGCGAGTTCGTGTACGACCATCCGTTCCAGTGGGGCAGCCGCCGCATTGGTCCAGACCTGCACCGGGTTGGCGGCAAGTACCCGCACCTCTGGCACGTGCGTCACATGCAGGAACCCTCCAGCACGACCCAGGGGTCCCTCATGCCGCGCTACCCCTGGATGCTGACCGCGCCCCTGGACTTCTCCGTGATTCAGTCACACGTGGATGCCCAAGCGATGATTGGCGTGCCCTACCCCGACGCCGTGCAGGGCAAGGCCGAAGGCATGGCGCGCGAGCAGGCCAAGGAGATCGCCGACGCGATTGTCACCCAGGGCGGCCCCGCCGGCTTGGAAGACAAGAAGATCGTGGCGCTCATCGCCTATCTGCAGCGGCTGGGCACCGACATCAAAGCCGGCGCGACGGCCAGCGCTGGCGGTGGAAGCGACACCGTCGCGAGCACGAAAGCAGGAGCGCCGTGA
- a CDS encoding cbb3-type cytochrome c oxidase subunit 3, translated as MRLSDIMSAMQLHSWAELALLVFLAAFAAIVVHLLSPKRRAEFERAGRLPLDDSEFEEADKTEGTRDHG; from the coding sequence GTGAGACTGTCGGACATCATGAGCGCGATGCAGCTTCACAGCTGGGCCGAGCTGGCACTGCTCGTGTTCCTGGCTGCGTTCGCCGCCATCGTCGTACATCTGCTCTCCCCCAAACGCCGCGCGGAGTTCGAACGCGCCGGCCGACTGCCCCTGGATGACTCCGAATTCGAAGAAGCCGACAAAACCGAAGGAACCCGCGATCATGGCTGA